In one window of Bos taurus isolate L1 Dominette 01449 registration number 42190680 breed Hereford chromosome 4, ARS-UCD2.0, whole genome shotgun sequence DNA:
- the GPR22 gene encoding G-protein coupled receptor 22, producing MCFSPILEINMQSESNITVRDDIDDINTNMYQPLSYPLSFQVSLTGFLMLEIVLGLGSNLTVLVLYCMKSNLINSVSNIITMNLHVLDVIICVGCIPLTIVILLLSLESNTALICCFHEACVSFASVSTAINVFAITLDRYDISVKPANRILTMGRAAMLMISIWIFSFFSFLIPFIEVNFFSLQSGNTWENKTLLCVSTNEYYTELGMYYHLLVQIPIFFFTVIVMLITYSKILQALNIRIGTRFSTGQKKKARKKKTISLTTQHETTDMSQGSGGRNVVFGVRTSVSVIIALRRAMKRHRERRERQKRVFKMSLLIISTFLLCWTPISVLNTTILCLGPSDLLVKLRLCFLVMGYGTTIFHPLLYAFTRQKFQKVLKSKMKKRVVSIVEADPMPNNAVIHNSWIDPKRNKKLTFEDSEIREKCLVPQVVTD from the coding sequence ATgtgtttttctcccattctggaaaTCAACATGCAGTCTGAATCTAACATTACAGTGCGAGATGACATTGATGACATCAACACCAATATGTACCAACCACTATCATATCCATTAAGCTTTCAAGTGTCTCTCACCGGATTTCTTATGTTAGAAATTGTGTTGGGACTTGGCAGCAACCTCACCGTATTGGTACTTTACTGCATGAAATCCAACTTAATCAATTCTGTCAGTAACATTATTACAATGAATCTTCATGTACTTGATGTAATCATTTGTGTGGGATGTATTCCTCTAACTATAGTTATCCTTCTGCTTTCACTGGAGAGTAACACTGCTCTCATCTGCTGTTTCCATGAGGCCTGTGTATCTTTTGCAAGTGTCTCAACAGCAATCAACGTGTTCGCTATCACTTTGGACAGATACGACATCTCTGTAAAGCCTGCAAACCGAATTCTGACAATGGGCAGAGCTGCAATGCTAATGATATCCATTTGGATTTTTTCgtttttctctttcctgattCCCTTTATTGAGGTAAATTTTTTCAGCCTTCAAAGTGgaaatacatgggaaaacaaGACACTTTTGTGTGTCAGCACAAATGAATACTACACTGAACTGGGAATGTATTATCACCTGCTAGTACAGATTCCAATATTCTTTTTCACTGTCATAGTGATGTTAATCACATACAGCAAAATACTTCAGGCTCTCAATATTCGAATAGGCACAAGATTCTCAACAGGGCAgaagaagaaagcaagaaagaaaaagacaatctctCTAACCACACAACACGAGACTACAGACATGTCACAAGGCAGTGGTGGGAGAAATGTAGTCTTTGGTGTTAGAACTTCAGTGTCTGTAATAATCGCTCTCCGGCGAGCTATGAAACGACACCGTGAACGACGAGAAAGGCAAAAGAGAGTCTTCAAAATGTCTTTATTGATTATTTCTACATTTCTTCTCTGCTGGACAccaatttctgttttaaataccACCATTTTATGTTTAGGCCCAAGTGACCTTTTAGTAAAATTAAGGTTGTGTTTTCTAGTCATGGGTTATGGAACAACTATATTTCACCCTCTATTATATGCATTTACTAGACAAAAATTTCAAAAGgtcttaaaaagtaaaatgaaaaagcgAGTTGTTTCCATAGTAGAAGCTGATCCCATGCCTAATAATGCTGTAATACACAACTCTTGGATAGAtcctaaaagaaacaaaaaactcacCTTTGAAGATagtgaaataagagaaaaatgtttaGTACCTCAGGTTGTCACAGACTAG